The Primulina eburnea isolate SZY01 chromosome 12, ASM2296580v1, whole genome shotgun sequence genome includes the window tcgtcttatAAAATGACTCGTGGGGCCCTCTCACAAAATTTTGtatgttattttatttatatctattttatttagcaaaattacaattgatatttaatttaataaatgtttagtagtggttttattttaacattATTATGATTATTAGTTGATTAAGATAATTTTATTTGACAATATTTTGTCTATGTTTAATCCTTTTAAGTACATCGTGATTTTCGTTTCGATAAAATTCActattatgttatttttattattttcccaTTGTGAAttatatttggatgaaaatttatattttctaatTTGAGAGCTGTTATTGTGTTATAATCACGTGGAATGAAAGTGTCATATGAATAAGTggatatatatgatttattgtcatcatatattttcattttttgtgctttatatatatttagattGATAAATACTCGTAAACAATATGTTATTCGATTTTAAACATTATCTAAATATCTTATTAGTTATCTACGTGCATCGCACgtatacattatatatatatatatatatatatatatatatatatatatatatatatatatatatatatatatatatatatatatataattgcaaATTTATGGCAGGAATCCGTTTCCGTCTTGAATACCCATAAAGTAAATCAATTAATTCCGCGTCACCGCGTGTATCAACATTGGATTTGGTCAAACTACAGATGTGGAAGAatctcaaccaaaattcacgCACATTCCTACCACACTGAAAGAATCCTTAATTTTTGCTAACTAACAAATGATTTCGGCCCGCAGTTTCTCAACTTCGATAGTCTCCACAAATGTTGGCAATCCCACCCACAGGTCTCCATTTAATCCCCAAAGAGAAACTATAGGAATGCCATTACATTTCAAGAAACTTAGTCTATAAATCTTTAATGCACAGGAACAAGAATCTCCATCGTTCTGTGGTTTGAacaaaaaaggaaaaaggaagaTCATACATATCCCCTCTTTGAAAATTCTATTGCTTTTTCAGTTTGAAAGTGCAAAGAAAGAGAGGAGACAATGGCTCCATCTGTAGAACCACGGGACGATGCCAAGACGGAGCAGGAGAAGGCCATCGACGATTGGCTTCCCATCACTTCTTCTCGTAACGCCAAATGGTGGTACTCCACTTTCCATAATGTTACAGCCATGGTTGGAGCTGGTGTGCTCAGTCTTCCGTATGCTATGTCACACATGGGATGGTAAGCCGTGGTTCTACATATCTGCAAGTCTCGATCCGACAAGTTTGTTGTTTTTTCTCGGTGTAACGAGAGCTGATGCATGTGAtacaggatatatatatatatatatatatatatatatatatatatatatatattcgtgaAATAATGATTCGACCTAAAAAAATCTTGAATTAAACCAAAATTTGTTGATACCGGACCAAAAgcgaagacaaaaacttgtatcaGACGGGTCGTATCCAATAAAAaacattactttttatacttACACAAAAGCAAAAGCATATATTTACCAACTTACGGGATGAAATTTCTAACTTTCCTgtcattttatttcatttttgtaACTTCTCCCATGTTTTGTCAGGGGACCTGGAGTAACTGTCATGGTATTATCATGGATCATTACTCTATACACCTTGTGGCAGATGGTGGAGATGCACGAAATGGTTCCCGGCAAGAGGTTCGACAGGTACCACGAGTTGGGACAGCACGCTTTCGGCGAGAAACTCGGGCTGTACATTGTCGTGCCTCAGCAGCTTGTTGTCGAAGTTAGTACATGTATCATTTACATGGTGACGGGAGGGAAATCGCTGAAAAAATTCCACCACACCGTCTGGCCAGATAGCCAAGAGATCAAGCTCACTTATTTCATAATGATATTTGCATCCATTCATTTTGTGCTGTCTCATCTACCCAACTTCAACTCCATTTCTGTTGTCTCCCTCGCTGCTGCTGTAATGTCTCTCAGGTAACAAAACATAGATACTCAAATCTGACTTTCCCTTGTTAGCATATTTTGGTTTATTCTTAAACTACTTGTTTCTTTCATGGACAGTTACTCAACCATTGCCTGGACGGCCTCACTTAATAAGGGTGTACAGAAGGATGTAAGCTATGCCCCATCAGGGGCGAATGCGACCGAGAACACTTTTAACTTCTTCAATGCATTGGGAGATGTAGCCTTTGCATATGCTGGCCACAATGTTGTGTTGGAAATTCAGGCAACGATCCCTTCAACACCCGAGAAACCATCCAAGAAACCTATGTGGAAGGGTGTCATTTTCGCGTATATCATCGTCGCACTATGCTATTTCCCCGTTTCCTTTGTTGGTTACTACATATTCGGGAACTCTGTCGATGACAACATCTTGATTACACTGGAGAAACCAACTTGGCTCATTGCTGCGGCCAACATGTTCGTCTTGATTCACGTTATTGGAAGCTATCAGGTTCGATACATGAAACTTTTGTTttcaaatatacatatatatgatgCGTGGATCTAACTTTTGGTGAGTGGAGTTTCCTTGTAGATTTACGCCATGCCTGTTTTTGACATGCTGGAGACTTTCTTGGTGAAGAGATTGAAATTCTCTCCTTCATTTAAGCTCCGTTTCACCACTCGCACTTTATATGTTGGTAAGGATATATACATTAATTTAAGCACAATATCTAGAATATTGTAATCTTCTATCAAGAATCTTGTgttcttcttcttttcttttcttttttttgggtttaaaaagatatatattaatatcatttCTTGATGAAGTGAAATTAACCCTTAATTTTGTTTCCAATGTTGCAGGCTTCACCATGTTCATTGGCATGACATTCCCTTTCTTCGGTGGCCTTCTTGGATTCTTTGGTGGATTTGCTTTGGCACCAACAACCTACTTCGTAAGTTGATCTGTTAATTGTCTTACATCGGTTGGCTAAATAAtctgagagttgtatatatgggcttggacaatcctccccctttgagctggggttgagttaggttcaAGTTTAATTCTTAACAAGGTATCAGAGCCCGagttccaccgttatgtgttggactgccacCCGTTCTGTCCATAATTGGgttatttgtaaactccacgctccaaaTGTTTATTTCTGGTCGTGAGAGGGTTGTGTTAATTGTTCCACATCGGTTGGTTAAATAAcctgggagttgtatatatgggctGGACAATCCTCCTCCTTGAGCtgaggttgagttaggtccaagtttcaTTCTTAACATATGACCTACAAATTCTTGACTTTCGACAAAACAACATTAATTCATTAAACTAAATGCATCATTTTCTTGTTTTCAGCTTCCTTGCATTATCTGGCTCGTCGTCAGAAAACCGAGAATTTTCAGCCTGTCGTGGTTTACTAATTGGGTAAATTTATTACACATgggagtgtatatatatatatttaattattttaattcatgtatttatttatatttaaggaataaatgtataattattattatattattatatgaatTTCAGATATGCATCATTCTCGGGGTTGCGTTGATGATAGTTGCGCCAATTGGAGGAATGAGGAGCATCATTTTATCAGCCAAGAACTACAAATTCTaccaataaatattttattttatttcgacATTAAGGATTCGAAACCAATCTTGTAAATATTTCATATTGTTACGTTTATGGAATTTggtattttaaaagaaatttgggattTCTAAATCACTTATGGCGCTTTAAAATTTAGTGCTAGTTATTATATATTTAGTGGTAGCTACTCATGGGTAGTTTCGATGCTACATATGTGGGCACTGATACttggaattttatttttaaataaattgtgATGTctgattaaatataatttatttagcaGCATATTTGATTACTTGTACTTGTTTAAATCTTGATATTCTTGTTCATTTTAACCTCAATTCAGTTTGTGCTACCATAAACCaagaagagtaggtctcttcaatcttgtgagacggtcttacgaatctttatctgtgagacgagttaaccctaccgatattcacaataaaaagtaatactcttagcataaaatgtaatactttttcattgataacccaaataaaagattcgttTCACaagatacgacccgtgagaccgtctcacacaagtttttgcaaaCCAAGAATTGATCATCAACGGTGAATACACACACACGGAAGTGAACGTGAATTCGTTATTTTGAGAAATCCGAAGTGAAATGAAACTTTCAAATGATGGAGCACCGTtgagttctttagagaaatatgtagaaaaaaatatagttttctaCGCATTGTGGTGTATTGTATGTGCTCCACGTTTGGAGATAGTAATCCTACTTATATTAAActtgagacagattgtaaatCTAAATAAAATTAGAGTATATTTcttgttagacggtctcacgaatctttatctgtgagacgggtcaatcctatcgatattcacaataaaaagtaatattttttcatggatgactcaaataagagatccatctaacaaaatatgacccgtgaggccgtatcatacaaatttttgccataaaATTATTTGAAGGTCAGATTTCAAACTATAAGATACAATGATTTCTTAATTCTAGTTATTGATTTCATTGGACTAAAAacaatttaaagattttattgAGTGCTAAATTGAAAGGAAACTTAGTGCTCCAATATGAGACAGATATCGAGTTTGATGTCTATATAAATCTACATATTTTTTGACTGATTGCATCCAATCCCTTGACGAATTGGGCCAGCCCAGTAACCAAGGCAGCCATGGGCTTCAGGCTAAGCCCAAAAAGTGGGCCAACGAAGAAAGCCGCCAATAATTCCCGCCAACTTTACGTTTTCCCCGCATGTTCAGAAGGCTAAACCCTCGACCAAAGTCTGGATTACGAAAATGGAGGAGGAGATCAAAGCAGAATTCACGAAGAATGGCTTCTGTTTTGACGACGAGGAAGATATTCTTCAGAAATGTaagttttttacttttttttttcgatttttgcAACTTGGTAATCGCCAAAAAATTGTGGGGcagtatgatttttttttaaatgcataaacATCGTTGAACTTCAGGTCTTTCGTTTTGCATCAATTACAAGCTCAGTGCTTCAGATATCGTCTCCAGCTGGGATGTTTATTCTCTCAACAGGTTAGAGTTTGGAGAAAACAGTTCTTTTGTGTTCTATACGTCAAGCAAAAGACGGGGCTGGAATGATTTATGAagtggttgaatttatgaatgATTATGAAgtggttgaatttatgtttctttcattttttaaatCGGTTTTGCAATTCTGGAAGTGATACAAGTTTATATAAGTTGTTTGAGTAAATGAAATTTTCCATTATGTGCAATTAATTAGTTGAGTTCTGAATTATCTGAAATGTTGAAATTCAAATTACGATGAGGCAATTAGGATGGGTTGGAATTATGAAACCAGAAAAGTTTGAATCAATTTTTTGGAGGGGAGTGTGTTAATTTTTTGCTTAAAATTAATATCAAAGGGGTATGAGTTCGTTTTTTATCTTACTAATTTACTCAGGGGGTTGGAATTCACTGTTCGAAGCTCTCATATGGGTGCATTTTTGGAGCAACTGCAGAGTGAACAGCTGGATAAAGTCAGAGAAAAAGAGTCTGGATTGCATTTGTACTCCAATGATGTTGCCATGTGAGTGATTTTATATCCTCAAGTGTCGTCATTACCTATTTCATGTCACAAACACTTTCATGTCATTTGTGAATTGTGAATATGCATTTAACTTAAATGATAATTGTAAATTTTTGAGCTTGAGTTTAAAGAGGTATTGCTTACTTCGATGCATTTCCTTTGTATGCTTTGGCTAGCAATTTATTTAACAGAATCTTGTATCCCATTTTGGATATTTCACCACCCAAAATCAGTTACTCATCGGCTCATCTCCCTTATGAGTGATTCTGTCTTTATAAATGTGAAACAAACCCTTACCACGACAGGTAGTTTGACAATGTTCTTTGTTTGTCACAATTTTCTGTTTCATATACAAAACCATTTACGAATCTTTTATATCAAATAGGATATTGGATGGTGAATTTCAACAAGTAAAAGAAAACATACTGGATACTCCCACCAGTAAACCCACATCTGCGAATAAGAAACCATCTGATTCGACAGAAAAAACAAATGGAAGCAAATTTTCCTCTGGAAAACCTCCAGATTCAGTGACACCTTTTGGGCAAAGAAAGACCAAGTTCGCAGTCCAATACTTACTTAATGAGAATTACAGTACACCAATTATTAAGGTCGAAGAAGATCTTACAAATACTGAGGATGACATCATCAAGAGGGTTCAGCCAAACCAAAAGTGTACCATGCACATTATTAGTTCTCAACCCAAGCCAGGTTGCAGGTTCTTGTATGATAGAATTGATGACAAGGTATTTTTTCTAGAACTGCAGTATGCTAACCTTTCTATGCTGGAAAAGCTCCCAAACTTATTTTTGGTTATTCAGTTTAATTTCCTGGAAAATCGCATTAAAAAGCAAGCAATATTGTATGTCTCCGCTGGAATATGTGATGAACCAGTCGACCCTTCCATTGCTTCCCAGGTAATTTGGTTGTTTCGTAGTATTCACGATTGTGTTCTCATGCCATTGTTAACATATGCAATGTTTAAAGGAATCAAGAAGCTATTAAACTGGAGGAATGATCTCCCGCAGTTGTTATTCAATGCCACAATCATATTATCTTCACAAAAATACTTTATCCTAACATCTAAAGAATTGTGCTATTTCAGAAAAGTATATTTGCTGTTGGCATGATCTGTTGTGAGGAAGAAGGCCGCCTGAAGGAGAAGCCTGTTTTGCTGCAAAGCAGGTTATACACTATTGTCCTGGATATAATATATTCAAGTATCCTGCCAATTTTTTTGTTGCCCCCTGTAAATGGATTGCATTGGCATTTGAACTGGTAGAAATAACTCTTGTATTGTTAGAAAATTCAACGATGCATTTTCAGTACCAGTTTCACTTCTCTCACCGGGTGGATAGCATGAATTACTTTTATCTGTATGACTAGATCATAGTGGTTGACTGGTTGGTTATAAATTTGCCAATACTCTTATCACACTTTCCCTGGTGACAATTGGGTAACTACACTTGAGAGCGACACTGTTCCATCAAGTGTTGGCAAGGCCTCAATATTTTTAGTAATGCATGTATTATCATCCATTAACAAAAGTCTATGGCAGTTATTCATACCATTATGCCTGGTTTGTGCTATTGACAGTGTTGAGCATTCCGGAGGACAGCGTGTTCGTCTTGATTTGCAAAAGTTAAACCAGTTCTCTGTTTTCCCAGGACAGGTTaggtgacatttcttgataaaataCTTTTATATCTGTAATTAGTTGTGGAGGATAAGAGTCACTTTTTTAAACTGACAAATACAGGTTGTGGGTGTCGAAGGGCTCAATCCTAGTGGACATTGTCTTATTGCGTCAAAGATTATTGATTATGTCCCTTGTCTGTTGATTCTAGTGAGGACCATCCTTCTAAAAGACAAACCAAAGATCAGAATCTTCAGATGACAAATTGCTCTCTAGATGTGCCTGAGCTGTCATTGGTATGTAAATGTTTCTTCGTTACATAACGAGGAAGAATCGGTAGTTGTTATGTACTGATTATCATGTACAACTTTGATTAGCTTATACTTTTTGGGTCTGGCACAATATCCAGAACTTCCATTGTCTTAGTTTTGTAAAAATGCACCGATGATTTGCTTACATTATGTTATCTTCATGTTTATTGTAAGCGGTCTAAATAAGTTAATCACAGAATCCTTGAGGATCTGAGATTGTTCTCTGTTTTGAGTGTGTTCTAAAATAGCATAATAAGGTTGTAGAGAGTATTTTGTGTGCCATTTGGCGGTTGTGATTGCTTTTATTTAcctataaattattaaattgaaaTTGCTTCCAGGGAATGGATCATCCTGCTATATTGCATGTATAAATTACAGAACTAGATTTGAAATTAAGCTACTTAATTATGAAATTATATGATGTGGACTCTCTGATTGGTTGTgatttctattttttaaaaCCTTGTGATCCTAGATGCAGTTCTTTAATCACTTGAATCTCAAAACAGATTGTTGCAGCAGGTCCTTTTACAACAAGTGATAATTTATTCTTTGAGCCCTTAATTGAGCTTCTAGCCTATGCACGCCGGAAACAGCCTCAATTGCTTGTCCTGGTGAGGACCTCCCTTCCAGATGTAGCATTGCTTTTGACTTTTGTCCTTGGTGACGAGGGATGAAAATCTCCAACTCTCTGTTTGTCTTTGACAGCTAGGGCCTTTTGTCGATTCTGATCATCCGGAGCTTAAGAAAGGATATGTGAATTGCACATTTGAAGAAATGTTTCAGGTTGAAATCCTTGGAAAGGTTAGTCGAGTAAAAAAGGGTATGCTCTAATGAATTGGCTATTTCATTTTTTTGATGCCCATGTTTTCTTCATCTGTTGAAGCTACAAGACTATGTTGAATATATGGGTTCTGCGGTGCGTGTGATTCTCATACCATCCATCCAGGATGCTAATCATGACTTTGTTTTTCCACAGGTAAGTTGTGGCTTCTAAACTTGTGAACGTTTCTCAGCATGTCGAATTTTTCTCTAATTGAGATGGTAGTCACTTTAGCATTAAAATATGCTCTATGTTGTTTTGACAGCCTGCTTTCGATATTCAGCGAACTGATTTCAATCACCAGGTGAAAAGATGCTCCGCGAGAAATGATTCTATTTCATCACGTCAAATGACTGATAGACTTGTTTTTTTGTGTGGACCAGATACACAGCATGCCTAACCCAGGAACTTTCTCTGCAAATGAGGTGACAATGACTATAGTCATGATCATAGTCGTGTTTTACTGGGGATGTGATTTGATGCTTTTGTTATTGTTTCTTAAGACACATTTCCTGAAGTTCAAGGAATGAAACATCAAATGAAAGTTATGCCTAATAAGgaaaaaacccaaaaaaaaaaattgcttcCAATATCTCCAGAGAAAAAATTACCTAAGATTTTAGAAGCACCTAGTTTGGCATTTCCATAATCTTTACCACCAGCCATTGAATTTCACGCATGGCACTCGATTTTCTGAATAATAGCAAATGTTCTTTAGCCTCCTTTTTGCACCAacataaaataagaaatttttgtACTAGAGGAAGTAATTACAACTGCCAAAGAGAATTTTTGAAGAAGAGGAAGAGATTCTACCTGCCAGAGAGTTTCCTGATTAATTGCTTTGTTCGATAGGTGAAAGTTGCTTGCTGCAACGTTGACATACTAAAGCACCTTGGTGCAGAGGAAATCTATCGAAATCCGAGTGGGTCCAAGCATCGCATGACTAATCTAGCAAAGCATGTTATTAACCAATGCAGGTGATTTAATGATCAATGCTTCGGATTGTTTCCTTTGTTTTTTCCTTTATAAATTGTCGTGTGATTCATTTCTATATATCATCGGAAGCAGCTTCTATCCTCTATATCCACCAGCAGAAGATGTACCCTTGGATTATTCCCTTGCAAATGAAGCTCTCCATTTATCGTCAGTTCCTGATATACTCATTTTACCTTCGGACTTGGCTCATTTCGTGAAGGTTAAGAACCATTCTTATCCATACAATTCTATTAATCACAAGGAAGAAACATAGTTTCACAATTTCTCTAAACAGGAGTCACtgtggattattgtagatgagttaacaaactaaaataaaattgacTTTTCTTGAGCACAGGTGCTCTCCCTTGAGGAAAGAATTGAAGGAGAAAGGCAAATCGAGTGTATTTGTGTTAATCCAGGGAGATTGGCCAGAGGCGAAGGAGGAGGTTTCTTTGCAGAAATTAACTATAAAGGCAACCCTGATTTGTCAAGTGCTTCAATTGTTCGCATATAGTTTCTCAACCGGTGGCATAACCATGGATGGCTACCTTACATAATCTCTTAACCTATACCATAACGGCATATTGAATACAATCTCAAAACATATCTGAAAGTCACTCATCGTACTCTTCTTCCTGAGGGATTGAAGCTGATGCTCTTGGCACTTTGCATTACAATCTCGCAGTTGCATCAATCTCGCGATATGATGGTTTGCTGGAAAATCTTGAATTGGTATGTGCTCATTCAACTTTGTAATATAAGGAGATTTAACTAGTACGATAAACTATCTTTATTGTCATGTTTTTAAACTGCAATATAGAGTGGTTGTTACTTTGCAAATAAATTGTGGTCCTCGTAATTAAATGCAGTGAACTATTTATGATTTTGCAACCACAATCTTAACAGCCATGTACAACATCGATTCAGAATGATGAGTAAAAGATACCTAGAAACAAAGTATAGCTGGTTAGCTAGCAACCAAACAACTGTACACTTTTTTATGGAACTTCTGCTCCCGACTTAGAATGTCTTAACTCAATTTCTTCGTGTTTTTCTTGGTTCTCTCTCTCTATAGAAGTCAATCCACAGACGCAGAACCCACAAAATGCTGACCCCAATTCCTGATCCTATGACAACAATCCAAGAAATCCAGGCCCAATTAGGGAACACAACACCACCTAAACCACGGGTGAAAAACAATCCTATCTTGTACGCAAACAGTGGTCCAAGAATCCCCCTCACCACACTGTAGTAGGCATAAAAAGTCGGTGATTAGAAATTATACACCGCAGCAGCCTTGGTCGACTCATCCTTGCGATATCTAGCCAGGCTCCATGTGTTTTGGCATGTTGTAGCCTCAGCAAGGACTAACAATCCAAGAATTGCGATTGCCCCAACTCCAAACACATATCGGCACGTCATTAGGACATATAGTGTTGCTACATGGTGTACAATGAATAGGACATCGCTTGGGACCAAGACCATATAGTGCAACAGGTCCAGTAAGAAATAAGAGATGCTGTATTCCAGTACTGAGTTTTGGAAGGCAGTGTTTCGAGAAGCGAATTCAACTTGGGTCACGCTGTTTTGAGACTGTAAAATTGAGAATATAGATAAAATGAATGCAGCGTTGCCATGAGCTAAAGACATGAGACAGCTTGAAGCTTCAGCCCTAAACTGTTTACCCCAGTTCCTGAATATGATGAAGTATCCCAATAAATAGATGAGTATGAACCATGATATGAATATAGGAAGAGTTgaagttaaaaattttgagatttCCATTGGAACAAAAATAGAGAAACGGAAGGTCCAAGTATTTCTGGTAAAAGATACAAAAAAATTCGAGTAAGAAAAAAAATGAGGATGTATAGCTGAAAACCAATGTTTTGAATTGACCGTAGTACTAGGGATGTTATTTTTTTGGACAGGTAACGTAAGGGGATTAACGAGTTCAAGGCCAAGCTTTTGAAAGACCTTTCATGTGTCACATCATTATGTCAAGAAAATCTTTGTGCTAATGGAATATATGGGTGACAATCACTATAATCTGAGGGTCCATATTTGAGATCCGAATCTCACTTGAACCCAAAGCTTCAAGTCCAAAGTGA containing:
- the LOC140806947 gene encoding lysine histidine transporter 2-like, giving the protein MAPSVEPRDDAKTEQEKAIDDWLPITSSRNAKWWYSTFHNVTAMVGAGVLSLPYAMSHMGWGPGVTVMVLSWIITLYTLWQMVEMHEMVPGKRFDRYHELGQHAFGEKLGLYIVVPQQLVVEVSTCIIYMVTGGKSLKKFHHTVWPDSQEIKLTYFIMIFASIHFVLSHLPNFNSISVVSLAAAVMSLSYSTIAWTASLNKGVQKDVSYAPSGANATENTFNFFNALGDVAFAYAGHNVVLEIQATIPSTPEKPSKKPMWKGVIFAYIIVALCYFPVSFVGYYIFGNSVDDNILITLEKPTWLIAAANMFVLIHVIGSYQIYAMPVFDMLETFLVKRLKFSPSFKLRFTTRTLYVGFTMFIGMTFPFFGGLLGFFGGFALAPTTYFLPCIIWLVVRKPRIFSLSWFTNWICIILGVALMIVAPIGGMRSIILSAKNYKFYQ
- the LOC140807895 gene encoding LOW QUALITY PROTEIN: uncharacterized protein (The sequence of the model RefSeq protein was modified relative to this genomic sequence to represent the inferred CDS: inserted 1 base in 1 codon) → MEEEIKAEFTKNGFCFDDEEDILQKCLSFCINYKLSASDIVSSWDVYSLNRGLEFTVRSSHMGAFLEQLQSEQLDKVREKESGLHLYSNDVAMILDGEFQQVKENILDTPTSKPTSANKKPSDSTEKTNGSKFSSGKPPDSVTPFGQRKTKFAVQYLLNENYSTPIIKVEEDLTNTEDDIIKRVQPNQKCTMHIISSQPKPGCRFLYDRIDDKFNFLENRIKKQAILYVSAGICDEPVDPSIASQKSIFAVGMICCEEEGRLKEKPVLLQSSVEHSGGQRVRLDLQKLNQFSVFPGQVVGVEGLNPSGHCLIASKIIDYVPCLLILXEDHPSKRQTKDQNLQMTNCSLDVPELSLIVAAGPFTTSDNLFFEPLIELLAYARRKQPQLLVLLGPFVDSDHPELKKGYVNCTFEEMFQVEILGKLQDYVEYMGSAVRVILIPSIQDANHDFVFPQPAFDIQRTDFNHQIHSMPNPGTFSANEVKVACCNVDILKHLGAEEIYRNPSGSKHRMTNLAKHVINQCSFYPLYPPAEDVPLDYSLANEALHLSSVPDILILPSDLAHFVKVLSLEERIEGERQIECICVNPGRLARGEGGGFFAEINYKGNPDLSSASIVRI